Proteins from a genomic interval of Gemmatimonas sp.:
- a CDS encoding DUF1592 domain-containing protein, giving the protein MKSLVAAGAGCVALLALTTVDRPEGTTPSGESRQSASSVPVTATSYDLSFVNAAADPVRGSITRANRRAGHPVLKPAGATMTAAALGEVVKKTCAGCHSDQRRQGNLSLQNLDLATIGQTAPEVAEKMINKLRTGMMPPPGRAKPGGDTLQILLESIERTMDARYAADPNPGTRTFQRLNRAEYERAVKDVLSLDIRADSWLPLDTKSANFDNIADVQLPSATLLDSYLDAASEIARLAVGDPKASVSTSTFKIARLASQLDQVDGAPIGTRGGAAVTHTFPADGEYVFAITLHAIPTGQLFASTAPFDEKIEVSVNGERVALLDIDRGMSQADPQGMEIRTKPVPIRAGPQRIAATFVRTFEGPVNDNITPLGHSIADTQIGAQAGITVQAHIQNFAVTGPYNPTGVSDTPTRRRIFSCRPLSAPEARPCAEKILTRLGAQAYRRPMQANDLKGLLAFYDEGAKAGGFEIGIRTALEAMLSSPHFIFRIEEVPVAAKGRVPVSGVDLASRLSFFLWGAPPDSQLVALGRSGRLADTTVLLAQTKRMLADPRSEALATRFASQWLRLQDIELVHPDANQFPDFREQLAKEMRRETELFFYALVRENRSLLDLFTANYTYLNESLAKHYDIPGVVGNDFRRVTYPAGSPRSGILGHGSVLTLTSVANRTSPVLRGKWVMEVLMGSPPPPPPPNVPDLEETKGAQEGRLLTTRERMEIHRANATCKSCHQFIDPIGLALDNFDVMGRWRIRENGSALDTRGDYYDGTQITNPTELQRALLKRPVPLMRSFTQNLMAYALGRRVEWYDAPTVRRIEAAARPNNYRLNDFILGVVKSDAFRMRKVVAEQPSKAAPATTAPAAPASKAPAAGRGR; this is encoded by the coding sequence ATGAAGTCGTTGGTAGCTGCTGGTGCCGGTTGTGTGGCGCTGCTCGCCTTGACCACCGTGGATCGTCCCGAGGGCACGACGCCGTCGGGTGAGTCGCGCCAGTCGGCAAGCTCGGTGCCCGTGACTGCCACCTCCTACGATCTGTCGTTTGTGAATGCGGCCGCCGATCCTGTGCGGGGCAGCATCACCCGGGCCAATCGTCGCGCCGGACATCCGGTGCTCAAGCCGGCCGGCGCCACCATGACGGCTGCCGCGCTGGGTGAGGTGGTCAAGAAAACATGCGCCGGCTGCCACAGCGATCAGCGCCGTCAGGGTAACCTGTCGCTGCAGAATCTCGATCTGGCCACCATTGGGCAGACCGCCCCGGAAGTGGCCGAGAAGATGATCAACAAGCTCCGCACCGGCATGATGCCGCCACCGGGGCGCGCGAAGCCGGGTGGTGACACGCTGCAGATCCTGCTGGAATCGATCGAGCGCACTATGGACGCGCGCTACGCGGCCGATCCGAACCCGGGAACCCGCACCTTCCAGCGGCTCAATCGGGCGGAGTACGAGCGTGCCGTGAAGGACGTGCTTTCTCTGGACATCCGGGCCGACTCGTGGCTGCCGCTGGACACGAAGAGCGCGAACTTCGACAACATCGCCGACGTGCAGCTGCCCTCGGCCACGCTGCTCGACTCCTATCTCGACGCGGCCAGTGAAATTGCCCGTCTTGCCGTGGGCGACCCCAAGGCGAGCGTCTCCACCAGCACCTTCAAGATTGCGCGACTCGCGTCGCAGCTGGACCAGGTGGATGGCGCACCGATCGGGACGCGCGGTGGCGCGGCGGTCACGCACACCTTCCCCGCCGACGGCGAATACGTCTTCGCCATTACGCTGCACGCCATTCCCACCGGCCAGCTGTTCGCCTCCACCGCGCCCTTCGACGAAAAGATCGAAGTGTCGGTGAACGGCGAGCGCGTGGCGCTGCTCGATATCGATCGAGGCATGTCGCAGGCCGATCCGCAGGGCATGGAGATCCGGACCAAGCCGGTCCCCATCCGCGCGGGTCCGCAGCGCATCGCCGCCACCTTCGTGCGCACCTTCGAAGGGCCGGTGAACGACAACATCACGCCGCTCGGGCACAGCATCGCCGATACGCAAATCGGGGCGCAGGCTGGCATTACCGTGCAGGCGCACATCCAGAACTTCGCGGTCACGGGGCCATACAACCCCACCGGTGTCTCCGACACGCCCACGCGCCGTCGCATCTTCAGCTGCCGTCCCTTGTCGGCACCCGAAGCGCGGCCTTGCGCCGAGAAGATCCTGACCCGGTTGGGCGCGCAGGCGTACCGTCGCCCCATGCAGGCCAACGATCTCAAGGGGCTGCTGGCGTTCTACGATGAAGGCGCGAAGGCCGGTGGCTTCGAGATCGGCATCCGCACGGCGCTCGAAGCGATGCTGTCGAGCCCGCACTTCATCTTCCGCATCGAGGAAGTGCCGGTGGCGGCCAAGGGGCGTGTGCCGGTGAGCGGTGTGGACCTCGCGTCACGTCTCTCGTTCTTCCTCTGGGGCGCTCCGCCTGACTCGCAGCTGGTGGCGCTGGGGCGCTCGGGGCGTCTGGCCGACACCACGGTGCTGCTGGCCCAGACGAAGCGCATGCTCGCGGACCCGCGCAGCGAGGCGCTGGCCACTCGCTTCGCCTCCCAGTGGCTCCGGTTGCAGGACATCGAGCTGGTGCACCCCGACGCCAACCAGTTCCCCGACTTCCGCGAGCAGCTGGCCAAGGAGATGCGCCGCGAGACGGAGCTGTTCTTCTACGCCCTCGTGCGCGAGAACCGCAGCCTGCTCGACCTGTTCACGGCCAACTACACGTACCTGAACGAATCGCTGGCCAAGCACTATGACATTCCGGGGGTGGTCGGCAACGACTTCCGCCGGGTCACGTATCCGGCCGGGTCGCCGCGCAGCGGCATTCTGGGGCACGGGAGTGTGCTCACACTCACGTCGGTGGCCAATCGCACCTCGCCGGTGCTGCGAGGCAAGTGGGTGATGGAGGTGCTCATGGGCTCCCCGCCGCCGCCGCCGCCGCCGAACGTACCGGACCTCGAGGAGACCAAGGGGGCGCAGGAAGGGCGTCTGCTCACCACGCGTGAGCGCATGGAAATCCACCGCGCCAACGCCACCTGCAAGTCGTGTCACCAGTTCATCGATCCCATTGGTCTGGCGCTCGACAACTTCGATGTGATGGGACGCTGGCGCATTCGTGAGAATGGCTCTGCGCTGGATACGCGCGGCGACTATTACGACGGCACGCAGATCACGAACCCCACGGAGCTGCAGCGGGCGTTGCTCAAGCGGCCGGTGCCACTCATGCGGTCGTTCACGCAGAACCTCATGGCGTATGCGCTGGGACGTCGTGTGGAGTGGTACGATGCACCAACCGTGCGCCGCATCGAAGCAGCCGCGCGCCCGAACAATTATCGCCTCAACGATTTCATCCTCGGGGTGGTGAAGAGCGATGCCTTCCGCATGCGGAAGGTGGTGGCAGAGCAGCCGAGCAAGGCCGCGCCTGCCACGACCGCTCCCGCCGCTCCCGCCTCGAAAGCCCCGGCCGCCGGCCGCGGGCGCTGA
- a CDS encoding DUF1552 domain-containing protein, translated as MYFLTGKAMPRRQFMQGMSATIALPYLDAMIPTGRGAFGSAKQAPRLVAIEMVHGAAGCNEWGAKMNLWSPAATGKQYDLAPTALSSLEQYRDYLTIVSNTDAREAEPTSPNEIGGDHFRSSAVFLTHMHPRQTEGSDVKVGTSLDQMYAQRFGQDTPIPSMQLCIENVDQAGGCAYGYACVYTDSISWASPSEPLPVIRDPRVAFEKLFGVGGTSAERAERRRTRRSILDFVSGEMASLKGALGPEDKVRLDRYLTDIREVERRIQRVEARNSSGEVRELPEAPAGVPDSFAEHVKLMFDIQALAFAADITRVFSFKMGRDGSSRTYPESGTDKPFHPASHHGGTERGVKDFNMINKYHVSMLPYFLDKLKSIQEGESNMLDKTMIIYGSPMGDSNLHNHRRCPLIVLGKAENRLAGNLHIKAPDGTPMANAMLSMMHTLGLDDMTTFGDSNGILNLNAANA; from the coding sequence ATGTATTTCCTGACCGGAAAGGCCATGCCGCGCCGTCAGTTCATGCAGGGGATGAGCGCCACCATCGCCCTGCCGTATCTCGACGCCATGATTCCCACGGGCCGCGGGGCCTTCGGCAGCGCCAAGCAGGCACCACGCCTGGTGGCCATCGAGATGGTGCACGGGGCGGCCGGCTGCAACGAGTGGGGCGCCAAGATGAACCTGTGGTCGCCAGCGGCCACCGGAAAGCAGTACGATCTCGCCCCCACGGCGCTCTCCTCCCTGGAGCAGTACCGCGACTATCTCACGATCGTCAGCAATACCGACGCGCGCGAAGCCGAGCCCACCTCGCCCAACGAGATCGGCGGTGATCACTTCCGCTCGAGTGCGGTGTTCCTCACGCACATGCATCCCCGGCAGACGGAAGGCTCGGATGTGAAGGTGGGCACGTCGCTCGACCAGATGTACGCGCAGCGGTTCGGACAGGACACGCCCATCCCGTCCATGCAGCTGTGCATCGAAAACGTCGATCAGGCCGGTGGCTGCGCGTATGGCTATGCCTGCGTGTACACCGACTCCATCAGCTGGGCCTCACCGTCGGAGCCGCTGCCGGTCATCCGTGACCCCCGCGTCGCCTTCGAGAAGCTGTTCGGCGTGGGCGGCACGAGTGCCGAGCGCGCCGAGCGTCGGCGCACGCGTCGCAGCATCCTCGACTTCGTGTCGGGGGAGATGGCGTCGCTCAAGGGGGCGCTGGGGCCTGAGGACAAGGTGCGGCTCGATCGCTACCTCACCGACATTCGTGAGGTGGAGCGCCGCATTCAGCGTGTGGAAGCGCGCAACAGCAGCGGGGAAGTACGCGAGCTGCCCGAAGCGCCGGCCGGCGTGCCCGACTCTTTCGCCGAACATGTGAAGCTCATGTTCGACATTCAGGCGCTGGCGTTCGCGGCCGACATCACGCGCGTCTTCTCGTTCAAGATGGGACGCGACGGGTCCAGCCGCACCTATCCGGAGAGCGGCACCGACAAGCCGTTCCACCCGGCGTCGCACCATGGCGGCACGGAGCGCGGGGTGAAGGACTTCAACATGATCAACAAGTACCACGTGTCGATGCTGCCGTACTTCCTCGACAAGCTCAAGAGCATTCAGGAAGGCGAGAGCAACATGCTGGACAAGACGATGATCATTTACGGGTCGCCCATGGGCGACTCGAACCTGCACAATCATCGCCGCTGCCCGCTCATCGTGTTGGGCAAGGCAGAGAACCGCCTGGCCGGCAACCTCCACATCAAGGCGCCCGACGGGACGCCCATGGCGAACGCCATGCTGAGCATGATGCACACGCTCGGACTCGACGACATGACGACGTTCGGCGACAGCAACGGCATCCTCAACCTGAATGCCGCCAATGCCTGA
- a CDS encoding ankyrin repeat domain-containing protein codes for MPDLTHGARRRLPGRMRAAAVCGACASVVLLSAARPSEGARGGYTTHGVRNPVEAPLADAVMRGDTARVRALLKQGVDVNAAQPDGMSPLHWAAQRGDLSSAQVLVYAGARVDALTRNGNYTPLHIAAREGRAAVVKLLLTSGADPLAVTSTGGATALHFAAGHGDAESVRAVLDRKVPVDVRETAWGQTPLMWAAAYGRVAAIDVLIKAGAGLEAASKIEDIPKQEREIRTQLIARTRRVAALKSADSPFAPSTVTPNLPVGSGPVTASPAPAAPVTVAPAAPAPAAPAPAAPASAAPAARPAPRASGDSARPATGFQQRGPSYGELIGNKGGLTPLLFAVREGHVEAVRRLLDAGANINHVSEGDHSSPLLMAAINGRFDLAKLLLDRGAEVKLASDAGATALYAVINTQWAPKSLYPQPTAQLQQQVTHLELMEQMLKAGADPNVRLKKHLWFMSYNFDLLGVNTVGATPFWRAAYGLDVPAMKLLVQYKADPTIPTIKPLGRLPGDDAPEEGAAGATDPSGLPPVPDGGPGVYPIHAASGVGYGEGYAANSHRHAPDAWMPAVKYLLEELKADPNARDHNGYNPLHHAAARGDNELIQYLMSKGTDVKAMSRRGQTTADMANGPVQRIPPFLETVELLVKLGSKNSNKCRSC; via the coding sequence ATGCCTGACCTCACCCATGGGGCTCGACGCCGGCTGCCGGGCCGCATGCGTGCCGCGGCGGTGTGCGGCGCCTGCGCGTCGGTGGTGCTGCTGTCGGCGGCCCGTCCATCTGAAGGGGCACGTGGTGGCTACACCACGCACGGGGTGCGCAATCCGGTGGAGGCGCCGCTCGCCGATGCCGTGATGCGCGGCGATACGGCGCGCGTCCGCGCCCTGCTCAAGCAGGGAGTGGATGTGAACGCGGCGCAGCCCGACGGCATGTCTCCGTTGCACTGGGCGGCGCAGCGCGGTGATCTGTCGTCGGCGCAGGTGCTGGTGTATGCGGGCGCGCGTGTCGATGCGCTCACGCGCAACGGCAATTACACGCCGTTGCACATCGCGGCGCGCGAAGGGCGCGCGGCGGTAGTGAAGCTGCTGCTCACCAGCGGGGCCGATCCCCTGGCCGTTACCAGCACCGGTGGCGCGACGGCGCTGCACTTTGCCGCCGGCCATGGCGACGCCGAAAGCGTGCGCGCCGTGCTGGACAGGAAGGTCCCGGTGGATGTGCGTGAGACGGCCTGGGGGCAGACGCCGCTCATGTGGGCGGCCGCGTATGGTCGGGTGGCGGCCATCGATGTGCTCATCAAGGCCGGCGCTGGTCTCGAGGCGGCGTCGAAGATCGAGGATATTCCCAAGCAGGAGCGGGAAATCCGCACACAGCTCATTGCGCGCACCCGCCGCGTGGCCGCCCTCAAGTCGGCCGACTCGCCGTTCGCGCCCAGCACCGTGACCCCCAACCTGCCGGTGGGGTCCGGGCCGGTCACGGCGAGCCCCGCGCCCGCCGCCCCCGTAACTGTGGCCCCCGCTGCACCGGCACCCGCTGCTCCAGCGCCCGCCGCACCGGCGTCTGCGGCACCGGCCGCGCGTCCCGCACCGCGTGCCTCTGGCGATTCGGCACGTCCCGCCACCGGGTTCCAGCAGCGCGGTCCCTCCTACGGGGAACTCATCGGCAACAAGGGCGGCCTCACGCCACTGCTCTTTGCCGTGCGCGAAGGCCATGTGGAAGCGGTGCGCCGGCTGCTCGATGCGGGCGCCAACATCAACCACGTCAGCGAAGGCGATCACTCGTCGCCGCTGCTCATGGCGGCCATCAACGGCCGCTTCGATCTGGCCAAGCTGCTGCTCGATCGTGGCGCCGAGGTGAAGCTGGCCAGCGATGCCGGGGCCACGGCGCTCTACGCCGTGATCAACACGCAGTGGGCGCCCAAGTCGCTCTATCCGCAGCCCACCGCGCAGTTGCAGCAGCAGGTCACGCACCTCGAGCTCATGGAGCAGATGCTCAAGGCCGGCGCCGATCCCAACGTGCGCCTCAAGAAGCATCTCTGGTTCATGTCGTACAACTTCGACCTGCTCGGCGTGAACACCGTGGGGGCAACGCCGTTCTGGCGCGCCGCCTACGGGCTGGATGTGCCGGCCATGAAGCTGCTGGTGCAGTACAAGGCCGATCCCACCATCCCCACGATCAAGCCGCTCGGGCGCTTGCCAGGAGATGACGCGCCGGAAGAAGGCGCGGCCGGTGCCACCGACCCTTCCGGTTTGCCGCCCGTGCCTGATGGCGGGCCGGGGGTGTATCCCATCCACGCCGCCTCGGGTGTGGGGTACGGTGAAGGGTACGCGGCCAACTCGCATCGCCACGCCCCCGATGCGTGGATGCCGGCGGTGAAGTACCTGCTGGAAGAGCTCAAGGCCGATCCCAACGCGCGCGATCACAACGGGTACAACCCGCTGCATCATGCCGCCGCGCGCGGGGACAACGAGCTCATTCAGTATCTCATGAGCAAGGGCACCGACGTGAAGGCGATGAGCCGCCGCGGGCAGACCACGGCCGACATGGCCAACGGCCCCGTGCAGCGCATCCCCCCCTTCCTGGAAACGGTGGAGCTGCTGGTCAAGCTGGGATCGAAGAACAGCAACAAGTGCCGCAGCTGCTGA
- a CDS encoding zinc ribbon domain-containing protein, translating into MPMFDFVCTSCQHAFETLVRGSAVPSCPACGSVTLERQLALPAIKTSGTQAKAMQAAKRRDQAQGAERMHAQRQYELSHDD; encoded by the coding sequence ATGCCGATGTTCGACTTCGTCTGCACCTCCTGCCAGCATGCGTTCGAGACGCTGGTACGCGGCAGCGCCGTCCCCTCCTGCCCCGCCTGCGGCAGTGTGACCCTCGAACGGCAGCTCGCGCTCCCCGCCATCAAAACATCTGGTACACAGGCCAAGGCCATGCAGGCGGCCAAGCGGCGGGACCAAGCACAAGGCGCTGAGCGTATGCACGCCCAGCGCCAGTACGAGCTCAGTCACGACGACTGA
- a CDS encoding RidA family protein produces MRAVRPVSKSSVTPTVAALALSILAAAPLSAQASGARTPVVGEGQRITATLSPGIRVGNQLFASGQLGTSPNDTTIAGQTTRALESTEKVFKAAGTTLAAAATKCTVFLTDVKDFQGMNGAYTKFFPSNPPARSTVVVAALVVPNAKVEIECQGIIP; encoded by the coding sequence ATGCGTGCAGTACGCCCCGTTTCGAAGTCATCGGTCACGCCAACGGTCGCCGCGCTGGCCCTCTCAATCCTCGCCGCCGCCCCGCTCTCGGCGCAAGCGTCGGGCGCCCGGACGCCGGTGGTGGGGGAAGGGCAGCGCATCACCGCCACGCTGAGCCCCGGCATTCGCGTGGGCAACCAGCTCTTTGCCTCGGGCCAGCTGGGTACCAGCCCGAACGACACCACCATTGCCGGCCAGACCACGCGCGCGCTGGAGAGCACGGAAAAGGTGTTCAAGGCAGCCGGCACGACGCTGGCGGCCGCGGCGACCAAGTGCACGGTGTTTCTCACCGATGTGAAGGACTTTCAGGGGATGAACGGCGCCTACACCAAGTTCTTCCCCAGCAACCCGCCGGCGCGCTCCACCGTGGTGGTGGCGGCGCTGGTGGTTCCCAACGCCAAGGTCGAGATCGAGTGCCAGGGGATCATCCCCTGA
- a CDS encoding HupE/UreJ family protein, which yields MIAIVVAVALPGRVALAHEIPRHVGVRAWIAPLADRVRLLVQIPMDAVRDVDFPLRANEALELSRAQPFLRDAAQLWVADAITLRDGGRPLPAPRVLAVRAALPADRAFEQYTSALHAVTSQPLADSINVPHGQLRLEVLLEVPVASPVRDLVIVPAWANLGVRTTTVLTLVNTDGAERRYAFDGNPGEVRVDPRWWHAAWMFTQEGIHHLLLGYDHLLFLLCLVLPFRQLRPLIGIVSAFTVAHSLTLVASALGFAPDVAWFPPFVEVVIAASIVLMAVGNLLRPQLERRWVLAFVFGLVHGFGFSSALRDSLQFAGPHLLTSLLAFNVGVEVAQVAVLLVAVPVLDRLFTRIPERTAIVVASAFVAHEAWHWTQERYAVLDSYPLTMPVFDVSLAVLIVRALMALLVLVGALWAVQGLMARLQRRPLVSGGAPGARNGVVAVLLFAAVAGLVPMRAEAQPRTTMAGVYTTEQATKGREVFTSNCLGCHTTATHMGPAFQNKWFGRPLFDLYDYVSQAMPKAAPGSLTEDEYVWVTAYILRLNGMPAGRTELNPEPAWLKGVKVDSTLRAVGSPKQVAPLSRTPSLPLFSLVPRPRARTENP from the coding sequence GTGATCGCCATCGTGGTGGCTGTCGCGCTGCCCGGTCGCGTGGCCTTGGCCCACGAGATTCCACGGCATGTGGGCGTGCGCGCCTGGATCGCGCCGCTGGCCGATCGTGTGCGCCTGCTGGTGCAGATCCCCATGGACGCCGTGCGCGACGTGGACTTCCCTCTGCGCGCCAACGAAGCGCTGGAGCTGTCGCGGGCGCAGCCGTTCCTGCGCGACGCCGCCCAGCTGTGGGTGGCCGATGCCATCACCCTGCGCGATGGCGGGCGTCCGTTGCCCGCGCCGCGGGTGCTCGCGGTGCGCGCCGCGCTTCCCGCTGATCGCGCCTTCGAGCAGTACACGTCAGCCCTCCACGCGGTCACGTCGCAGCCGCTCGCCGACTCGATCAACGTGCCACACGGGCAGCTGCGGCTGGAAGTGCTGCTCGAAGTGCCGGTCGCGTCACCCGTGCGCGATCTGGTGATTGTGCCGGCGTGGGCCAATCTGGGCGTGCGCACCACCACCGTGCTCACCCTGGTGAACACCGACGGTGCCGAACGTCGCTACGCCTTCGATGGCAATCCCGGCGAGGTGCGCGTTGATCCGCGCTGGTGGCACGCCGCGTGGATGTTCACGCAGGAAGGCATCCATCACCTGCTGCTCGGCTACGATCATCTGCTCTTCCTGCTCTGCCTGGTGCTCCCCTTCCGGCAGCTGCGGCCGCTCATCGGTATCGTCTCGGCGTTCACCGTGGCGCATTCTCTCACCCTCGTGGCGTCGGCCCTGGGCTTCGCCCCCGACGTGGCGTGGTTCCCGCCCTTCGTGGAAGTCGTGATCGCGGCGTCCATTGTGCTCATGGCCGTGGGGAATCTGCTGCGTCCGCAACTCGAGCGTCGCTGGGTGCTGGCATTCGTCTTCGGGCTCGTGCACGGCTTCGGATTCTCGTCGGCGCTGCGCGACAGTCTGCAGTTTGCCGGTCCGCACCTGCTCACGTCGCTCCTCGCCTTCAACGTGGGGGTGGAGGTGGCCCAGGTGGCGGTGCTGCTCGTGGCGGTGCCCGTGCTCGACCGCCTCTTCACCCGCATTCCAGAGCGCACAGCGATCGTCGTGGCCAGTGCGTTTGTGGCGCACGAGGCGTGGCATTGGACGCAGGAGCGTTATGCCGTGCTGGACTCGTATCCCCTCACCATGCCCGTGTTCGACGTTTCCCTGGCCGTGTTGATCGTACGTGCGCTCATGGCGCTGCTCGTGCTCGTGGGTGCCCTGTGGGCTGTTCAGGGGCTCATGGCGCGCCTGCAGCGGCGTCCGCTCGTCTCGGGCGGAGCGCCCGGTGCCCGGAATGGTGTGGTCGCGGTGCTGTTGTTCGCGGCGGTGGCGGGGCTCGTGCCCATGCGCGCCGAGGCGCAGCCGCGCACGACCATGGCCGGTGTGTATACCACCGAGCAGGCCACCAAGGGGCGCGAGGTGTTCACGAGCAATTGTCTCGGGTGCCACACCACCGCAACACACATGGGCCCCGCCTTCCAGAACAAGTGGTTCGGGCGCCCGCTGTTCGACTTGTATGACTACGTGAGTCAGGCCATGCCCAAGGCGGCACCGGGCAGTCTCACGGAAGACGAGTACGTGTGGGTCACGGCGTACATCCTGCGCCTCAACGGGATGCCCGCCGGCCGCACGGAACTCAACCCCGAGCCGGCGTGGCTCAAGGGGGTCAAGGTCGACTCCACGCTGCGCGCCGTCGGTTCGCCGAAGCAGGTTGCTCCACTGTCCCGCACGCCGTCGTTACCGCTGTTTTCGCTCGTTCCTCGCCCTCGCGCACGTACGGAGAACCCATGA
- a CDS encoding PQQ-binding-like beta-propeller repeat protein — protein MTRRGPLPRTTVTSLVLGAVVALGGTGRDLFAQAAARPAAAGGLVRGNAFGEWRHWGADQWSTRYSPLDQINADNFGSLQVSWEWKGGEKHGPDEYYRTTPLYANGRLFTVTSTKRHVVALDPETGKELWAYRVEEGIRWQKAPRQFAGRGLAYWNQAGKERVLVTTPGYHLVSLDAKTGKPDPLFGKQGTVDLMEGLGYPMKKLAVDDSGPLIISDAAPYREAKPGEGWDPVKKIGADGTVGILSQIAASSPPMVVGNVLIVGNSSIHGYYPIRASNPIGTIRAFDIPTGKLLWKFNLVPQPGEFGADTWKNGSKEGTKGVGKTDAWAPYAADEALGTVYIPVGMPLMDEYGGHRPGDNLFGNSLVALDVKTGKRKWHFQMVHHDIWDYDTPMAPNLMDVTIDGKPRKIVAQPTKQGWLYVFDRITGQPIWPMPETPVLKSGVPGEESAATQPIPTKPAPYSQQGLVEADLIDYTPAIRDSALALAKKCRMGPYYIPPAAADGKDASGYRCAWYAPGASGGVNIDGGATIDPETGKIFVASITGLSTASLLNDPCSEFAYSSPASNCGLLGALPTPEGYKKPENVGFAGRASGSMIGGISIAKPKEFGGITAYDLKTGDKSWWAPNAGFLKQTSRDPLFAGVTLPPLPGRGQAQAITTKTLVIYGTGRSGGLPGEPPKLFALDKATGKTVATVQIPAKTTAVPMTFLHKGQQYIVFATGAEENTSLVAMKLPK, from the coding sequence ATGACCCGACGCGGTCCCCTCCCCCGAACGACCGTCACCTCCCTTGTCCTCGGGGCCGTCGTGGCCCTGGGTGGAACCGGCCGCGATCTGTTCGCGCAGGCCGCAGCCAGGCCGGCCGCCGCCGGAGGGCTGGTGCGCGGCAATGCCTTTGGTGAATGGCGCCATTGGGGTGCCGACCAGTGGAGCACGCGCTATTCGCCGCTCGACCAGATCAACGCCGACAACTTCGGCTCCCTGCAGGTGTCGTGGGAGTGGAAGGGGGGCGAAAAGCACGGGCCCGACGAGTACTACCGCACCACGCCGCTGTATGCGAACGGGCGGCTGTTCACCGTCACCTCCACCAAGCGGCACGTCGTGGCGCTGGATCCCGAGACCGGCAAGGAGCTGTGGGCGTACCGCGTGGAAGAGGGGATCCGCTGGCAGAAGGCGCCGCGGCAGTTTGCCGGCCGCGGCCTCGCCTACTGGAATCAGGCGGGCAAGGAGCGCGTGCTCGTCACCACGCCCGGATATCATCTGGTGTCGCTCGACGCGAAGACCGGCAAGCCGGACCCGCTCTTCGGCAAGCAGGGCACCGTCGACCTCATGGAGGGGCTGGGCTATCCGATGAAGAAGCTGGCCGTGGACGACAGCGGTCCGCTCATCATCTCCGACGCCGCGCCGTATCGCGAAGCCAAGCCGGGTGAAGGATGGGACCCGGTCAAGAAGATCGGCGCCGACGGCACGGTGGGCATTCTCAGCCAGATTGCCGCGAGCTCGCCGCCCATGGTGGTGGGCAACGTGCTCATCGTGGGCAACTCGTCCATTCACGGCTACTACCCCATCCGCGCGTCGAACCCCATCGGCACCATCCGCGCGTTCGACATTCCCACGGGCAAGCTGCTGTGGAAGTTCAACCTCGTGCCGCAGCCGGGGGAGTTCGGCGCCGACACATGGAAGAACGGCTCCAAGGAAGGCACCAAGGGCGTGGGCAAGACCGACGCCTGGGCTCCGTACGCTGCCGACGAAGCGTTGGGCACCGTGTACATCCCCGTGGGCATGCCGCTCATGGACGAATACGGCGGCCATCGCCCCGGCGACAATCTGTTCGGCAACTCGCTCGTGGCGCTTGACGTGAAGACGGGCAAGCGCAAGTGGCACTTCCAGATGGTGCACCACGACATCTGGGACTACGACACGCCCATGGCGCCCAACCTCATGGACGTGACCATCGACGGCAAGCCGCGCAAGATCGTGGCGCAGCCCACCAAGCAGGGGTGGCTGTACGTCTTCGATCGCATCACTGGACAGCCCATCTGGCCGATGCCGGAAACGCCGGTGCTGAAGAGCGGTGTTCCGGGTGAGGAATCGGCGGCCACGCAGCCCATTCCCACCAAGCCGGCGCCGTATTCGCAGCAGGGGCTCGTGGAGGCCGATCTCATCGACTACACGCCGGCCATTCGCGACAGTGCGCTGGCCCTGGCCAAGAAGTGCCGCATGGGTCCGTACTACATTCCGCCCGCCGCGGCCGATGGCAAGGACGCGAGCGGTTATCGGTGCGCGTGGTATGCGCCGGGCGCCAGCGGTGGCGTGAACATCGACGGCGGTGCCACCATCGACCCGGAGACGGGGAAGATCTTCGTGGCCAGCATCACGGGGCTCAGCACGGCGTCATTGCTCAACGATCCGTGCAGCGAGTTTGCCTACAGCTCACCCGCCAGCAACTGCGGGTTGCTGGGCGCGCTGCCCACGCCGGAAGGCTACAAGAAGCCGGAAAACGTGGGCTTTGCGGGCCGCGCGTCCGGCTCGATGATCGGCGGCATTTCCATCGCCAAGCCCAAGGAGTTCGGCGGGATCACGGCGTACGATCTCAAGACCGGCGACAAGAGCTGGTGGGCGCCCAATGCGGGCTTCCTCAAGCAGACGAGCCGCGATCCGCTCTTTGCGGGGGTCACGCTGCCGCCGCTGCCCGGTCGTGGCCAGGCGCAGGCCATTACCACCAAGACCCTCGTGATTTACGGAACGGGGCGCAGCGGTGGGCTGCCGGGTGAGCCGCCCAAGCTGTTCGCGCTGGACAAGGCCACCGGCAAGACCGTGGCCACCGTACAGATTCCCGCCAAGACCACCGCCGTGCCCATGACGTTCCTGCACAAGGGGCAGCAGTACATCGTGTTCGCGACCGGCGCGGAAGAGAACACGAGCCTGGTGGCGATGAAGTTGCCGAAGTAA